In one Bacillus sp. PK3_68 genomic region, the following are encoded:
- a CDS encoding LysR family transcriptional regulator — translation MDIKWLKTFVAAAKYENFRKASEELFLTQPAVTKHIKRLESYLNVALFERRGKSIFLTSAGYKFLSSAIEIVEKYEAEIESFEGWKQGYNQKLTIAVAPQIAASVFPSFLRFFIEEHPDIEVIINVVSSFHIEREVSSGQADVGLSRLKSNRMGLGYETVHQDPVILVAPSGKKACQDRDDRSEEDLLHSYRLLTNNHPSYWEYLLPVIKKHYPTVRIMPVTQIEVTKRLIEEGLGISYLPLSMVKEELETKRVTEVQQDKIVPPASFTYIVTKIETPESKKFVTALKTAFAENRL, via the coding sequence ATGGATATAAAGTGGTTAAAAACATTTGTGGCAGCGGCAAAATATGAAAATTTCCGCAAAGCTTCAGAAGAACTTTTTTTAACACAGCCAGCTGTAACAAAGCATATAAAAAGGCTGGAAAGTTATTTAAATGTGGCATTGTTTGAACGGAGAGGAAAAAGCATTTTTCTCACTTCTGCTGGTTATAAGTTTCTCTCATCTGCTATAGAAATCGTCGAGAAGTATGAAGCGGAAATCGAGTCATTTGAAGGATGGAAGCAAGGATATAATCAAAAGCTGACGATCGCTGTTGCTCCGCAAATTGCTGCCTCCGTATTTCCTTCTTTCTTGCGTTTTTTCATAGAAGAGCATCCTGATATTGAAGTGATTATCAATGTAGTCAGCTCCTTTCATATAGAAAGAGAAGTAAGCAGTGGACAGGCAGATGTCGGACTGTCAAGACTAAAGTCAAATCGAATGGGGTTAGGTTATGAAACAGTTCATCAAGACCCGGTGATTCTTGTCGCACCATCGGGTAAAAAGGCTTGTCAAGACAGAGACGATAGGAGCGAGGAGGATCTTCTCCATTCATATCGGCTTTTAACTAATAATCATCCTTCCTATTGGGAATATCTCTTACCGGTAATTAAAAAGCATTACCCAACAGTTCGCATCATGCCTGTCACTCAAATCGAAGTGACTAAGCGGTTGATTGAGGAAGGGTTAGGAATTTCTTATTTACCGCTGTCTATGGTGAAAGAGGAACTAGAAACGAAACGAGTGACTGAAGTGCAGCAGGACAAAATTGTACCGCCTGCATCCTTCACTTATATCGTGACTAAAATAGAAACACCAGAATCAAAGAAATTTGTCACTGCATTAAAAACGGCTTTTGCTGAGAACAGGTTGTAA
- a CDS encoding class I SAM-dependent methyltransferase: MNQTKKHLQEKFNENAPHYDEQRKKLIPCFDDFYSIPLSIIETTKEAPAVLDIGAGTGLFSSFAKERYPDAQITLIDLSEKMMDVAKERFRKDKKIDYIIADYTEYKFDQKFDIIISSLSIHHLRDVEKKKLYKKIFTWLHEDGMFLNADQVLGHTPFIESLYQNDWKHKIEASGLTKAEIQAAYERTKLDNMATLEDQISWLQESGFTDVDCLYKYFNFVVLYGRKALSQEP, encoded by the coding sequence ATGAATCAAACTAAAAAGCACTTACAAGAAAAATTTAATGAGAACGCTCCCCACTATGATGAGCAAAGAAAAAAATTAATCCCTTGTTTTGATGATTTTTATTCTATTCCTTTATCAATTATAGAAACAACCAAGGAAGCTCCCGCCGTGCTTGACATAGGAGCGGGCACAGGATTATTCTCTTCCTTCGCAAAGGAAAGGTATCCTGACGCACAGATTACCCTTATCGACCTGTCTGAAAAAATGATGGACGTCGCTAAAGAACGATTTAGGAAGGATAAAAAAATTGATTATATTATCGCTGATTATACAGAATATAAGTTTGATCAAAAATTTGATATCATTATCTCCTCTCTTTCCATTCACCATTTAAGAGATGTTGAAAAGAAAAAATTGTATAAAAAGATTTTTACCTGGCTTCATGAAGATGGCATGTTCCTCAATGCAGATCAAGTTCTTGGGCATACACCTTTTATTGAATCACTCTATCAAAATGACTGGAAACATAAAATTGAAGCAAGCGGTTTAACGAAAGCAGAAATTCAAGCAGCTTATGAGCGTACAAAGCTCGATAACATGGCGACATTAGAAGATCAAATAAGCTGGTTACAAGAAAGCGGCTTTACGGATGTAGACTGCCTATATAAATATTTTAATTTTGTCGTATTGTATGGCAGAAAAGCCCTCTCTCAAGAGCCGTGA
- a CDS encoding CsbD family protein, which yields MRDNGMEDKLKGMGNKMKGEAKEAWGNMTGDERTRSEGKVDQLKGKFQDTVGKAKNKLNG from the coding sequence ATGAGAGACAATGGAATGGAAGACAAGCTAAAAGGCATGGGAAACAAAATGAAAGGTGAAGCCAAAGAAGCGTGGGGAAATATGACTGGTGATGAGCGAACAAGATCAGAGGGGAAAGTGGATCAGCTCAAAGGCAAATTCCAAGACACGGTCGGTAAAGCTAAAAATAAGCTCAATGGCTGA
- a CDS encoding DinB family protein, with product MAIWERVNFTRTATVNTLEKIDEGKWDQQPEGFPNTIRWNAGHIYLVMEALMTKAAPDLETNIQKYAPFFSPGTKPSDWPDTVPSKEDIIHLLVDQQKRMQQHLDSRLSDQPANEIMIGPLKLESIDDLLNFLLFHEGMHLGVIQSQMKLV from the coding sequence ATGGCTATTTGGGAACGCGTAAATTTTACACGCACAGCAACAGTAAACACATTAGAGAAAATTGATGAAGGTAAATGGGACCAGCAGCCTGAAGGCTTTCCCAATACGATCAGATGGAATGCTGGACACATTTATCTTGTCATGGAGGCCTTAATGACGAAAGCTGCTCCTGACTTAGAAACAAACATACAGAAATATGCTCCATTTTTCAGCCCGGGCACGAAGCCCTCGGACTGGCCGGATACTGTCCCATCGAAAGAAGACATTATCCACCTGCTTGTTGATCAGCAAAAACGGATGCAGCAACATTTAGACAGTCGCCTGTCGGATCAGCCAGCGAATGAGATTATGATCGGTCCGCTTAAACTCGAATCCATTGACGACTTATTGAACTTCCTTTTATTCCATGAAGGAATGCATTTAGGAGTCATTCAATCGCAAATGAAGCTCGTTTAA
- the cobT gene encoding nicotinate-nucleotide--dimethylbenzimidazole phosphoribosyltransferase — MKKFEIPSLNEEMGRQVSDYINTLTKPIGSLGRLEDLAIELAKITGKPFPEVLPPGVIVFAADHGIVQEGVSAFPQEVTAQMVENMVNGGAAINVFSRQIGAQFKVVDVGVAADVVDEGVIHKKVRRGTASFLNEAAMTREEAIQALSVGYEEAKGFIETGMKCLIVGEVGIGNTTASSAVLACLTGIKPEEIVGQGTGISKEQLERKIKVVKQAIDRRQPDPQDAIDLVANIGGLEMAAMAGAMLAAAERRIPILLDGFICTVSACIAHLLAPVSSDYMIVSHQSAEPGHSVAVQYLKKRPILQLGMRLGEGSGAAVAFPILEAAVNMTAEMATFAKANVSNKTAASITINK; from the coding sequence ATGAAGAAATTTGAAATCCCCTCATTAAATGAAGAGATGGGCCGGCAAGTATCTGACTATATTAACACGTTAACGAAGCCTATTGGCAGTCTTGGAAGGCTAGAGGATCTGGCGATTGAACTGGCAAAAATAACAGGCAAGCCGTTTCCAGAAGTGTTGCCGCCCGGCGTGATTGTATTTGCAGCCGATCATGGAATAGTGCAAGAAGGGGTATCTGCTTTTCCGCAAGAGGTCACTGCTCAAATGGTAGAAAACATGGTGAACGGCGGAGCAGCAATTAATGTCTTCAGTCGCCAAATTGGCGCACAGTTTAAAGTCGTGGATGTAGGAGTGGCTGCTGATGTAGTGGATGAAGGGGTCATTCACAAAAAAGTGAGGCGGGGTACGGCAAGCTTTTTAAACGAAGCGGCTATGACAAGAGAAGAAGCCATTCAAGCTCTTTCAGTTGGCTATGAAGAAGCAAAAGGTTTTATAGAGACCGGCATGAAATGTTTAATTGTCGGAGAAGTAGGCATTGGCAACACAACAGCGAGCAGCGCAGTTTTGGCTTGTTTGACCGGCATAAAACCAGAAGAAATTGTTGGTCAGGGCACGGGTATTTCTAAGGAGCAGCTTGAAAGAAAAATAAAAGTAGTGAAGCAAGCAATAGATAGAAGACAACCTGATCCGCAAGATGCGATTGACCTTGTAGCAAATATAGGAGGATTGGAAATGGCAGCAATGGCTGGAGCGATGCTGGCAGCCGCAGAACGGAGGATTCCTATCCTTCTCGATGGATTTATTTGCACGGTATCCGCTTGTATTGCTCATTTGCTTGCTCCTGTCTCGTCAGATTACATGATTGTCTCTCATCAGTCTGCTGAACCAGGGCATTCAGTGGCTGTTCAGTATTTAAAGAAACGGCCTATTTTGCAATTAGGTATGCGGCTTGGAGAAGGCAGCGGGGCTGCGGTTGCTTTTCCAATATTAGAAGCGGCTGTGAACATGACAGCAGAGATGGCCACGTTTGCCAAAGCAAACGTCTCGAATAAAACAGCGGCTTCTATAACTATTAACAAATAA
- a CDS encoding histidine phosphatase family protein — MKIILMRHGKSEHADRFPISCTDFAKWVDDYDKAGIIQETAVPESTKLQAQEANLIVTSTLCRSIQSAKRLEGKAPILSDMLFREAEMPVTSFSFFDIKLPPSFWAICHRCGWLAGYKGKRESIQEARERAAQASNRLIQLAAEHERVLLAGHGVFNQFIARELLRAGWRGERKTGRHHWSCTSYTYKEPENRQGRLSRLS; from the coding sequence ATGAAAATCATACTGATGAGGCATGGAAAGTCTGAGCACGCTGATCGGTTCCCCATTTCTTGCACCGATTTTGCCAAATGGGTGGATGATTATGATAAAGCTGGAATTATTCAAGAAACCGCCGTTCCGGAATCAACGAAATTACAAGCACAAGAAGCGAATCTAATCGTTACTAGTACTCTCTGCCGTTCGATCCAATCGGCAAAGAGGTTAGAAGGAAAGGCTCCTATCTTATCGGATATGCTCTTTCGGGAAGCAGAAATGCCGGTTACTTCTTTTTCTTTTTTTGATATAAAGTTGCCGCCGTCCTTTTGGGCGATCTGCCACAGATGCGGATGGCTGGCGGGATATAAAGGAAAGAGGGAATCAATACAGGAGGCGAGAGAGAGGGCAGCCCAAGCAAGCAATCGCTTAATTCAGTTAGCCGCAGAGCACGAGCGTGTGCTCTTAGCAGGACACGGGGTTTTTAACCAGTTTATTGCCCGGGAACTATTAAGAGCAGGATGGAGGGGAGAGCGTAAAACTGGGCGGCATCATTGGAGCTGTACAAGCTATACATATAAGGAACCGGAAAATCGACAAGGCCGCTTGTCTCGATTGTCATAA